Proteins encoded in a region of the Sander lucioperca isolate FBNREF2018 chromosome 4, SLUC_FBN_1.2, whole genome shotgun sequence genome:
- the ankrd49 gene encoding ankyrin repeat domain-containing protein 49: protein MEFPEDFNQLELLNTHGHLIPRGASSLWTGSRDEEEEVEEEEGDHSDEWYIEKEETLKDKPKVLILWAAENNRLSTVHRLLTADPLLVHCCDEDGYTPLHRAAYSGHVAVVSALIGAGSKVNPRTIDGWTPLHSACRWSRVTVASFLLQHGAELNAQTNGGLTPLHLAASNTTPFSTDSPHTLELLLSQRHLNPGLRSGSGETASEVARRTGPHHVLFEMVQDCVNVVPFS, encoded by the exons ATGGAGTTTCCTGAAGATTTCAACCAGCTTGAGCTTCTGAATACACATGGCCACCTGATCCCCCGAGGGGCCAGTAGCCTGTGGACCGGAAGCagggatgaggaggaagaggtggaagaggaggagggggaccACAGTGACGAGTGGTATATTGAAAAAGAAGAAACTCTCAAAGACAAACCAAAGGTGCTCATTCTGTGGGCAGCGGAAAACAATCGC CTTTCAACAGTCCACAGGTTGTTAACTGCTGATCCGTTGCTGGTGCACTGCTGTGACGAGGATGGATACACTCCACTACATCGTGCAGCCTACAGTGGCCATGTTGCTGTGGTTTCTGCTTTAATCGGCGCCGGGTCTAAGGTTAACCCTCGCACCATCGACGGATGGACGCCCCTTCACAGCGCCTGCCGCTGGAGCCGCGTCACAGTGGCGAGTTTCCTCCTGCAACATGGAGCCGAACTGAACGCCCAGACCAACGGTGGGCTCACACCACTACACCTGGCTGCCTCCAACACCACCCCCTTCAGCACAGACTCTCCTCACACTTTAGAGCTCCTCCTTTCTCAGCGACACCTGAATCCAGGGCTTCGCAGCGGCAGTGGGGAGACGGCCAGTGAGGTGGCCCGCCGTACTGGCCCACATCACGTCCTGTTTGAGATGGTACAAGACTGTGTCAATGTGGTACCTTTCTCATGA